In the genome of Candidatus Eisenbacteria bacterium, one region contains:
- a CDS encoding DUF378 domain-containing protein, translated as MKAIDIIVATLLVVGGLNWGLVGFFNFDLVESIFGSMSGMSRVVYILVGFAAVYQVAFLKSLQDRWAVNPHF; from the coding sequence TGAAGGCAATCGATATCATCGTCGCTACTTTGCTGGTTGTGGGAGGTCTTAACTGGGGTTTGGTCGGATTCTTCAACTTTGATCTTGTTGAATCAATTTTCGGTTCGATGAGCGGTATGAGCCGGGTTGTCTATATCCTGGTTGGTTTCGCGGCTGTCTATCAGGTTGCGTTCCTGAAGAGCCTGCAGGATCGCTGGGCGGTCAACCCTCATTTTTAA
- a CDS encoding FAD-dependent oxidoreductase, with the protein MKSSNELQTCIIVGAGMAGLLAAKTLQSEGIETLVLDKGRGLGGRLATRRIENGVFDHGAQFLKTSNKRFQDVVRELLIKKVAGEWFNGTLGFPDITNLQGRPHYIGLTGMTGIAKYLAQDLTIHKQVRITSIKQKGSVWKLLTDKGTSYKAASVLMTPPIPQTLSLLDPAILSAGANNRELLESIVYKPNIAVMALLNGPSALPVPGVLRLEDGPLSWMADNNRKGISPKGTALTLHASHDFSVSNWQMGDGEIARHLLTTAGTWIGSEIINVQVHRWLYSRVANPLQAKNLVLQQVPILLLAGDAFGGGDLEGAALSGLSAADVLLNWFDELGYRRRIGDLGVAGN; encoded by the coding sequence ATGAAATCAAGCAATGAGCTTCAGACATGCATCATCGTTGGCGCCGGGATGGCCGGCCTGCTTGCCGCCAAAACACTTCAATCCGAAGGTATTGAAACGCTTGTACTGGATAAAGGTCGTGGATTGGGAGGGCGTCTCGCTACCCGCCGGATTGAAAATGGAGTGTTTGATCACGGCGCGCAGTTTCTCAAAACCAGCAATAAAAGGTTTCAAGATGTTGTGCGCGAACTCTTAATCAAGAAAGTCGCCGGTGAATGGTTTAACGGAACCCTGGGTTTTCCCGACATAACAAACTTGCAGGGACGTCCTCATTATATAGGACTCACCGGAATGACCGGGATTGCTAAATATCTTGCACAGGATTTAACAATCCATAAGCAAGTTCGCATCACAAGCATAAAACAAAAGGGATCAGTCTGGAAACTTCTAACAGACAAAGGCACAAGTTATAAAGCTGCATCAGTTCTAATGACACCTCCGATCCCTCAAACTCTCAGCCTTTTGGATCCTGCGATTCTCTCTGCGGGTGCTAACAACAGGGAATTGCTCGAGAGCATAGTCTACAAGCCTAATATCGCAGTGATGGCCCTTCTAAACGGTCCCAGTGCTCTGCCCGTTCCAGGAGTCCTTCGCCTGGAGGATGGACCTCTATCCTGGATGGCCGACAACAACCGCAAAGGCATCTCACCCAAGGGTACGGCTTTGACATTGCATGCCAGCCATGATTTCAGCGTGTCAAATTGGCAAATGGGCGACGGTGAAATAGCCCGGCATCTTTTAACAACGGCCGGCACCTGGATTGGGTCTGAGATAATAAATGTACAGGTACATCGCTGGCTGTACAGCAGAGTTGCAAACCCGCTTCAAGCAAAAAACCTTGTGTTGCAGCAGGTACCTATACTGCTTCTCGCGGGGGATGCATTTGGCGGTGGGGATTTGGAAGGAGCCGCTTTGTCGGGGCTCTCGGCCGCAGATGTTTTGTTGAATTGGTTTGATGAGCTTGGATACCGAAGACGCATCGGCGATCTGGGTGTCGCAGGCAATTAG